A stretch of DNA from Acidimicrobiales bacterium:
GATGAGCGGCTTCCTGTCACTCACGGCTCGCTGCCTCCCTCAGTGCGGCCAAGCCGGGGAGGTCGCCCTTCTCGATGTACTCGAGCGACGCCCCGCCGCCGGTGGACACGTGGTCGATGCGGTCGGCCAGGCCGAAGGCGGCGATGGCGCTGGCGCTGTCACCACCCCCGATCACGGTGAAGCCCTTGGCATCGGCCAGTGCCTCGGCCACCGCACGCGTCCCGGCCGCGAAGCGGGGATCCTCGAACACGCCCATGGGCCCGTTCCACAGCACGGTGCCGCCACCGGTGACCTCGTCGGCGAACGCGGCGGCCGTTCCCGGGCCGATGTCGAGGCCCTTCCACTCCGCAGGGAGGTCCTGCCCGAAGGTGCGGACCTCGCCGCCGGCGTCCGGCTTGCCGATCTCACCGCCCGGGCCCAGGGCGATCACGTCGGTCGGGATGAGGATCTTGCGCCCGCTGTCGAGGAACCGCTTGCACGCGTCGACCTGGTCCTCCTCGAGGAGGGAGTCCCCGACGTCGTGGCCCATCGCCTCGAGGAAGGTGAAGCACATGCCGCCGCCGATGACGAGCGTGTCGACGCTCTCGAGGAGAGCGTCGATCACCTTCAGCTTGTCGCTCACCTTCGAGCCGCCGAGCACGGCCACGAAGGGTCGCTCCGGCTTCTCCAGCAGCGTGCTGAGGACCTCGACCTCGCGGGCCAGGCACCGACCGGCGGCGCTGGGCAGGCCGCGGGCGGGCGGGCCGACGATGGAGGCGTGGGCCCGGTGGGCGGCGCCGAAGGCGTCGTTCACGTAGAGGTCCTGGCCCTCGACCAGCTTGTCGACGAAGGCGCTGTCGTTGGCCTCCTCGCCGGCGTCGTACCGCAGGTTCTCCAGCAGCTCCACACCCGGCGCCAGTTCGGCCAGGCGGGCGCGTACGGGCTCCACGGTGTACTTCGGGTCCGGCTTGCCCTTCGGCCGACCGAGATGGGTGCAGGCGGTGACCGTCGCCCCGTGCTCCTGCAACCACTCGATCGTGGGCAGGGCGGCGCGGATGCGGAGGTCGTCGTCGATGTGCCCGTCGGAGATGGGGACGTTGAAGTCGGCGCGGAGAAGGACCCGCTTGCCCGAAGGATCCGGCAGGTCCTCCAACTGGGGAAGGCCCACTACTTCTGGTTGGCTGCGCCCACGATGAGGGCCAGGTCGACGAGGCGGTTCGAGTACCCCCACTCGTTGTCGTACCAGCCAAGCACCTTCACCATGGTGCCCATGGCCATCGTGAGGCCCGAGTCGAACGTGCAGCTGGCCGGCGAGCCCACGATGTCGGACGACACGATCGGGTCCTCGGTGTAGACGAGCACCTTCGACAGCGGGCCGTCCTGGGCCGCCTTCTCGAACGCCGAGTTGACCTCGTCGACCGTGACCTCGCGACCCAGGATGGCCACCAGGTCGGTGATGGAGCCGTCCTGCACGGGCACCCGGAGGGCCGTGCCGTCGAGCTTGCCCTGCATGGCCTGCAGCACCAGGCCGGTGGCCCGGGCCGCACCGGTGGACGACGGGGTGATGTTGGCCGCGGCCGCACGCGAGCGCCGCAGGTCCTTGTGGGCCAGGTCGAGGAGGTTCTGGTCGTTGGTGTAGGCGTGCACCGTGGTCATCAGGCCCTTCTCCACGCCGAAGGCGTCGTCGAGGACCTTCACCATCGGCACGAAGCAGTTCGTGGTGCACGAGGCGTTGGACACGACGGTGTGGGCCGCAGGGTCGAACGTGTCGTCGTTGACGCCGACGCAGAACGTGCCGTCCACGTTGGTGGCGGGGGCCGAGATGACGACCCGGGGAGCGCCCGCCTTGACGTGGGCGCTTGCCTTCTCGCCGTCGGTGAAGAAGCCGGTGGACTCCACGACCACGTCGACGCCGAGGTCGCCCCACGGCAGGTTGGCGGGGTCGCGCTCGGCGAAGACCTTGATCTCCTTGCCGTCGACGGTGATCGAGTTGTCGCCGGAGACCACTTCGGCGTCGAGGCGGCCATGCGTCGAGTCGTACTTGAGGAGGTGGCCGTTGGTGGATGGCGGAACGAGGTCGTTGACCCCCACCACCTCGAGGTCGGCGCCCGCCGCTCTCGCCGCCCGGAAGAAGTTGCGCCCGATGCGCCCGAAGCCGTTGATGCCGACCCGTACGGTCATGTATCTGCCTCCCGAAGTGTCGCGGTGGATCCGCTCGATCCGCCGAGCAGAACCCTATCGGAGCAGAGCCGAGAGGGCACCCGCCAGTCTGGCCGGATCATGACCTCTGCCGTCGTCCCGTGCCAGGTCGGCGACGTAAACCGGGACGGCAAGGCGGCTCTCGTCCGGCGGGGTGAACCGCGTGTCGAAGAGCACGGCGTCGATCTCGACGCCGTGGGCGAGGAGGGCCTCCACGTGGGCGACGGCGTCGAACCCGGCCGCCTCCGGCACCTGTGCCCCGAGGTTGCACACGTAGACCCGGAGGGCGGTGGTGGCGGCCAGTGCGTCGCGCAGGGCGATGGGGGCGAGGGCGGCAAGGACGCTCGTGAACAGCGACCCCGGCCCGAGCACCACCTGGTCGGCCGCCCGCATGGCGTCGAGACCAGCCGGCGGCGGCTGCGCGTCGGCCGGCGCGATCGAGACCCGCTTGATCCGGCCTGCGGCGGTCCCGGTGGCGATCGCCAGCTGACCCCGCACCGTCGCCTTCTCTCCTTCGGCCTCCAGCACGACGGGGCTCGTGGTGGCCGGAAGGACCCGCCCCCCGTCGCCGACGCCGACGAGACGGCCGGCCTCGTCG
This window harbors:
- a CDS encoding phosphoglycerate kinase, whose translation is MGLPQLEDLPDPSGKRVLLRADFNVPISDGHIDDDLRIRAALPTIEWLQEHGATVTACTHLGRPKGKPDPKYTVEPVRARLAELAPGVELLENLRYDAGEEANDSAFVDKLVEGQDLYVNDAFGAAHRAHASIVGPPARGLPSAAGRCLAREVEVLSTLLEKPERPFVAVLGGSKVSDKLKVIDALLESVDTLVIGGGMCFTFLEAMGHDVGDSLLEEDQVDACKRFLDSGRKILIPTDVIALGPGGEIGKPDAGGEVRTFGQDLPAEWKGLDIGPGTAAAFADEVTGGGTVLWNGPMGVFEDPRFAAGTRAVAEALADAKGFTVIGGGDSASAIAAFGLADRIDHVSTGGGASLEYIEKGDLPGLAALREAASRE
- the gap gene encoding type I glyceraldehyde-3-phosphate dehydrogenase; the protein is MTVRVGINGFGRIGRNFFRAARAAGADLEVVGVNDLVPPSTNGHLLKYDSTHGRLDAEVVSGDNSITVDGKEIKVFAERDPANLPWGDLGVDVVVESTGFFTDGEKASAHVKAGAPRVVISAPATNVDGTFCVGVNDDTFDPAAHTVVSNASCTTNCFVPMVKVLDDAFGVEKGLMTTVHAYTNDQNLLDLAHKDLRRSRAAAANITPSSTGAARATGLVLQAMQGKLDGTALRVPVQDGSITDLVAILGREVTVDEVNSAFEKAAQDGPLSKVLVYTEDPIVSSDIVGSPASCTFDSGLTMAMGTMVKVLGWYDNEWGYSNRLVDLALIVGAANQK
- the yvcK gene encoding uridine diphosphate-N-acetylglucosamine-binding protein YvcK, coding for MKPRVVAVGGGHGLAASITAVRRYAAHVTAIVSVADDGGSSGRLRQALGISPPGDIRRCLVAMGDPDSVWGRAFEHRFDAGDLDGHSLGNMVIAGLSAVTGDFLTALDEAGRLVGVGDGGRVLPATTSPVVLEAEGEKATVRGQLAIATGTAAGRIKRVSIAPADAQPPPAGLDAMRAADQVVLGPGSLFTSVLAALAPIALRDALAATTALRVYVCNLGAQVPEAAGFDAVAHVEALLAHGVEIDAVLFDTRFTPPDESRLAVPVYVADLARDDGRGHDPARLAGALSALLR